CACGACGGTCGTCGCGGGCTGCGCCGCCATGACGGCGGGCCTGCACCCGCCGACGGGCCTGCTCACCGAGACACCACCCTTCACCGAAAGCGGTCTGCCGGCCTTGTCCTCTCTGGTCTTCGGCGGCCACGACACGCTGGACTGCCCCTTGCCCAAACGGGCGGAGGCCCTGGCGGCGGGCGGTGTCCTGCCCCACGGCCTGCCGACAGCGGTGAGCGCCGAACTCGCCGCCGCGGAACGGGAGATCAGGCCCGGCGGCCCACTTCCCGGCGACACGAGGTCCGACGACGACCTGATCGCAGCCTTCGCCGCGGACATACGGTCCTTCGTACGACGGTGTCGGCTCTCGCGCGCGGTGGTGGTGAACGTGGCCTCCACCGAGCCCGCACCCACCGGCGACGCCCTGCCTCCGAGCTCCCTGTACGCGGCGGCAGCCCTGCGCGCGGGCTGCGCGTATGTGAACTTCACCCCCTCGACCGGCCTGCACCATCCTTTGCTGAGGCAGCAGGCCGAGTCCTTGGGTCTTCCGTTCGCGGGTCGCGACGGCAAGACCGGCCAGACCCTGCTCCGGTCCGTCCTGGGCCCGATGTTCACCCAGCGTGCCCTGACGGTCCGGGCCTGGTCCGGCACCAATCTCCTCGGCGGCGGCGACGGAGCCTCCCTCGCCGACCCGTCGGCCGCCGCGGCGAAGAACGCCGGTAAGGAGCGCGTCCTGGCCGACACCCTCGGCACCACCCCGGAGGGCGAGGTCCACATCGACGACGTCCCCGCCCTCGGCGACTGGAAGACCGCCTGGGACCACATCGCCTTCGACGGATTCCTCGGCACCCGCATGGTCCTCCAGACCACTTGGCAGGGCTGCGACTCCTCCCTGGCCGCACCTCTCGTACTCGACCTGGCGCGTCTGGCCGCCCGCGCGCAGGAGAGGGGCCTGTCCGGCCCACTGAGCGAACTGGGCTTCTACTTCAAGGACCCGGTGGGGCAGGGGCCCTCGGCGCTGGGGGAGCAGTACGGGCGGCTGGTGGGGTTCGCGGAGCGGCTGCGGGAAGAGCGCTCAGGGGGCGGGCAGCGGGGTGGTGGCTTTGCTGACGGTCCGGTCGCGGAGGGAGCGGACGGTGCGGACGTCGGGAGTGGCGGGGGCAGCGCGGGCGACTCCGGCGGTGGCGGCGATGGCGGCGTCTCCAGTTCGGTCGACAGTGGCGGCCTTGCCGGCGAGCCGGCCGATCGTTCGGGGGAGCAGTGGTGAGGACGAGCAGAGCCGTGGCACCGGAGCGCGTGTCCAAGGGCACGGGCGAGACGACGGCGACCCCCACCACGCCCTCGCTCAAGGAGCCTTCACCGCTCACCGCACCACCGAGCCGTACGCACACCAGCCGCCCCGACCGCGCCCGCGCCTGGGCCGAACTCCTGCGCCTGCCCGCCCTGTTCACCGTCCCCGGCGATGCCCTGGCCGGAGCGGCGGCAGTCTCCGCACGCCCCAGTGCCCGGACTCTCCTCGCGATCGCCTCCTCCGTCTGTCTCTACGAGGCCGGCATGGCCCTCAACGACTGGGCCGACCGCGACGTGGACGCTGTGGAACGCCCTCACCGCCCCCTCCCTTCCGGCCGAGTCCGCCCCGCGGCAGCCCTCGGCGCGGCCTGCGCCCTCACCGGCGCGGGCCTCTCGCTGGCGGCCTGCGCGGGCCGCCCCGCCCTCACGGTCGCGGTCCCCCTCACGGCCACGGTCTGGGCGTACGACCTCGCCCTGAAGAACACCCCGGCAGGACCGGTCGCCATGGCGACGGCACGAGGGCTGGACCTGCTGCTCGGTGCGGCGGCGACAGCGGGGGCCGGCGTTGTGGGCCGGAGAGGTGGGGCAAGCCCGTTGGCCCCCAGGGCCGGCGTGGACGGCGTGAGCCGGAAGGTCGGAGCGTGCCGAGCGTGGGCTACGGCCGTCGCCGACGAGCCTCGGGCGGCCTTGAGGGCGGCAGCCGTTCCCGGCGCCGTGCACGGCATCCGGCGGGCCCTGACCTCCGCTGCTCACCTCGGCGCTGCTCACCCCGGCACCCGTAGGACCTGGCAGTCGGCTGCTCTCCTCGGCATCCGGCAGGCCCTGCCCTCCGCCGCCCTGCTCGGCGCCCACACCCTCGCCGTCACCACCGTCTCCCGCCGCGAGGCCCAGGGCGGCTCGCCCCTGGCCCCCTTCGCAGCGCTCGCCGTGACTGCCGCACTGACGCGGGCGGTGATCCGACAGCGTTCGCTCCCGACGGACCGGATCGACGGAAGCCGACGCGGTACCGGATCGCGCCGGCCGGCGGACCTGGCCGCCGCAGCCATGTCCCGCCTGTCACGCCCCCCGCGGCAGACCGGCGCGCACATGCCCCCGCCCGGCCTCGACCCCCTCGGCGCACACGCGGCCCTGCGCCTCGCCCTCGCCGCCACCTACGCGGCCACTGCCGCCCGCCCCTACCTCCACGCCGCCCTCAACCCCTCACCCCCGCTCACCCAACGAGCCGTCACCGCCGGCATCAGAGCCACGATCCCCCTCCAGGCCGCCCTCACTGCCCGCTCGGGTGCGAAGGGCGCGACCGTCACGGCCCTGCTCACGACCGCCCTCGGCCCCCTGGCCGGACGCTTCGCGAGGAAGGTGAGTGTCACATGACCGACCCCCTCTCGCCGCGCCGACCCATTCCGGGCCCAGGCGACGACATGACCGGCCCCATTGCTCCGTCTCAGCCCCGGCCCCCTCGGGGCCGTGGTGCAGGCATGGCTGACCCCGTTGTCCGGCCCCGGCCCGTTGCCGGCTCCGGCGGCGACACGACTGCCCCAGTTGCTCCGCCCCGGCCCGCTCCTGGCGCCAACGGCACCATGACCGCCCCCCTCGCTTCACCCCGCCCCGCCCCAGCCCCCGACCCCACCCCGCTCCGCTTCGGCTACGGCACCAACGGTCTCGCCGACCTCCGTCTCGACGACGCCCTCACCCTGCTCGCCGACCTCGGCTACGACGGTGTCGGTCTGACTCTCGACCACATGCACCTGGACCCCCTCGCCCCCGACCTGGCCGCCCGCACCCGCCGCCTCGCCCACCGCCTGGACGCGCTCGGACTGACGGTCACCATCGAGACGGGCGCCCGCTATGTGCTCGACCCACGCCGCAAACACGGCCCCTCGCTGCTCGACCCCGACCCGGACGACCGCGCCCGCCGCGTCGACCTGCTGGTCCGGGCCGTCCAGGTCGCCGCCGACCTCGGCGCGCACGCCGTGCACTGCTTCAGCGGCGTCACCCCGCCGGGCACGGACCCGGACACGGCGTGGAAACGGCTGGCCGGGACACTCACCCCCGTCCTCGACACCGCCGCCACCGCCGGCATCCCCCTCGCCATCGAGCCCGAACCGGGTCACCTCCTCGCCACCCTCGCCGACTTCCACCACCTCCGCACCACGCTCGGCGACCCGGCGGCCCTCGGACTGACCCTCGACATCGGCCACTGCCAGTGCCTCGAACCCCTGTCGCCCGCCGAGTGCGTGCACGCCGCGGGCCCCTGGCTGCGCCACGTCCAGATCGAGGACATGCGCCGGGGCGTCCACGAACACCTCCCCTTCGGTGACGGCGACATCGACTTCCCGCCCGTCCTGGCCGCCCTGGCCGACACCGGCTACCAGGGCCTGACGGTCGTCGAACTGCCTCGCCACTCCCACGCGGGCCCCCACTTCGCCGAACTCTCCCTCCCGTTCCTCCGTCAGGCAGTGGCGCTCTCACAAGGAAGCACCCCATGACCCACTCCCATGCCCACCAGGCAACCTCCCCGGCGGACACCCAGGGCACCACCCTCGCCCGGACCCCGCTGCACGACCTCCACAGCCACGTCTCCGAACGCCTCGGCGAAGCCGCCCGCACCTGGCTCGACCAGGCCCTCGACGAGGCCGCCGCCCACCCCGGCGCCCACGGCCCCATCTCCGTATGGGAGTTGCGCCTCGCCGAGGCCGGCCGCCGCTGCGGCCCCGAACACGCCGACGCCGTCCGCATCCTGATCCTGCACGCGGCCCGCGCCGACACCGACGCCCTGACCCGGGTCTACGCCCAGGGCACCGCCGCCGAACGCCGCGCCGTCCTGCACGCCCTGCCCCATCTGGTGTCCGGCCCCGAGGCCCTCCCGCTCGTCGAGGACGCCCTGCGCACCAACGACACCCGGCTCCTGGCCGCCGCCGTCGGCCCCTACGCCGCCCGTCATCTCGACACCCACCACTGGCGCCACGCCGTCCTGAAGTGCCTGTTCACCGGGGTACCCGTCGCCGAGGTGGCGGACCTGGACCGACGGGCCCACGCGGACGCCGAACTCGCCCGCATGCTCGGCGACTACGCCGCCGAACGCACCGCCGCGGGCCGTCCTGTGCCCG
This portion of the Streptomyces canus genome encodes:
- a CDS encoding inositol-3-phosphate synthase, with the protein product MSASDSTPRVGVWLIGARGSVATTVVAGCAAMTAGLHPPTGLLTETPPFTESGLPALSSLVFGGHDTLDCPLPKRAEALAAGGVLPHGLPTAVSAELAAAEREIRPGGPLPGDTRSDDDLIAAFAADIRSFVRRCRLSRAVVVNVASTEPAPTGDALPPSSLYAAAALRAGCAYVNFTPSTGLHHPLLRQQAESLGLPFAGRDGKTGQTLLRSVLGPMFTQRALTVRAWSGTNLLGGGDGASLADPSAAAAKNAGKERVLADTLGTTPEGEVHIDDVPALGDWKTAWDHIAFDGFLGTRMVLQTTWQGCDSSLAAPLVLDLARLAARAQERGLSGPLSELGFYFKDPVGQGPSALGEQYGRLVGFAERLREERSGGGQRGGGFADGPVAEGADGADVGSGGGSAGDSGGGGDGGVSSSVDSGGLAGEPADRSGEQW
- a CDS encoding SCO3242 family prenyltransferase encodes the protein MRTSRAVAPERVSKGTGETTATPTTPSLKEPSPLTAPPSRTHTSRPDRARAWAELLRLPALFTVPGDALAGAAAVSARPSARTLLAIASSVCLYEAGMALNDWADRDVDAVERPHRPLPSGRVRPAAALGAACALTGAGLSLAACAGRPALTVAVPLTATVWAYDLALKNTPAGPVAMATARGLDLLLGAAATAGAGVVGRRGGASPLAPRAGVDGVSRKVGACRAWATAVADEPRAALRAAAVPGAVHGIRRALTSAAHLGAAHPGTRRTWQSAALLGIRQALPSAALLGAHTLAVTTVSRREAQGGSPLAPFAALAVTAALTRAVIRQRSLPTDRIDGSRRGTGSRRPADLAAAAMSRLSRPPRQTGAHMPPPGLDPLGAHAALRLALAATYAATAARPYLHAALNPSPPLTQRAVTAGIRATIPLQAALTARSGAKGATVTALLTTALGPLAGRFARKVSVT
- a CDS encoding sugar phosphate isomerase/epimerase family protein, whose translation is MTAPLASPRPAPAPDPTPLRFGYGTNGLADLRLDDALTLLADLGYDGVGLTLDHMHLDPLAPDLAARTRRLAHRLDALGLTVTIETGARYVLDPRRKHGPSLLDPDPDDRARRVDLLVRAVQVAADLGAHAVHCFSGVTPPGTDPDTAWKRLAGTLTPVLDTAATAGIPLAIEPEPGHLLATLADFHHLRTTLGDPAALGLTLDIGHCQCLEPLSPAECVHAAGPWLRHVQIEDMRRGVHEHLPFGDGDIDFPPVLAALADTGYQGLTVVELPRHSHAGPHFAELSLPFLRQAVALSQGSTP
- a CDS encoding EboA domain-containing protein, yielding MTHSHAHQATSPADTQGTTLARTPLHDLHSHVSERLGEAARTWLDQALDEAAAHPGAHGPISVWELRLAEAGRRCGPEHADAVRILILHAARADTDALTRVYAQGTAAERRAVLHALPHLVSGPEALPLVEDALRTNDTRLLAAAVGPYAARHLDTHHWRHAVLKCLFTGVPVAEVADLDRRAHADAELARMLGDYAAERTAAGRPVPEDLHRVLTLTDPTATPPAPAADHGPNGAEGIHGKES